In a genomic window of Piliocolobus tephrosceles isolate RC106 chromosome 1, ASM277652v3, whole genome shotgun sequence:
- the TAGLN2 gene encoding transgelin-2, giving the protein MANRGPAYGLSREVQQKIEKQYDADLEQILIQWITTQCRKDVGRPQPGRENFQNWLKDGTVLCELINALYPEGQAPVKKIQASTMAFKQMEQISQFLQAAERYGINTTDIFQTVDLWEGKNMACVQRTLMNLGGLAVARDDGLFSGDPNWFPKKSKENPRNFSDNQLQEGKNVIGLQMGTNRGASQAGMTGYGMPRQIL; this is encoded by the exons ATGGCTAACAGGGGACCTGCATATGGCCTGAGCCGGGAGGTGCAGCAGAAGATTGAGAAACAGTATGATGCAGATCTGGAGCAGATTCTGATCCAGTGGATCACCACCCAGTGCCGAAAGGATGTGGGCCGGCCCCAGCCTGGACGCGAGAACTTCCAGAACTGGCTCAAGGATGGCACG GTGCTGTGTGAGCTCATTAATGCACTGTACCCCGAGGGGCAGGCCCCAGTAAAGAAGATCCAGGCCTCCACCATGGCCTTCAAGCAGATGGAGCAGATCTCTCAGTTCCTGCAAGCAGCTGAGCGCTATGGCATTAACACCACTGACATCTTCCAAACTGTGGACCTCTGGGAAG GAAAGAACATGGCCTGTGTGCAGCGGACGCTGATGAATCTGGGTGGGCTGGCAGTAGCGCGGGATGATGGACTCTTCTCTGGGGATCCCAATTGGTTCCCTAA GAAATCCAAGGAGAATCCTCGGAACTTTTCGGACAACCAGCTGCAAGAGGGCAAGAATGTGATCGGGTTACAGATGGGCACCAACCGCGGGGCATCTCAGGCAGGCATGACTGGCTACGGGATGCCACGCCAGATCCTCTGA